In Malania oleifera isolate guangnan ecotype guangnan chromosome 8, ASM2987363v1, whole genome shotgun sequence, a single window of DNA contains:
- the LOC131162169 gene encoding lysine histidine transporter-like 8 yields MEETVVEAKRSPGSSGGKPAFMLSAPPFQQSPPSSLVRSPLIQEQQPPGSSSGKPAFMISAPPFQQSPPSSLVRSPLIQEQQPNSSTSTRPKTPLARSPLVGRLSMMMTMSSSGGCSTPLGSPGMKRAAASVRGYLEEIGHLTRVDPQEAWLPITQSRRGNAYYSAFHTLSSGIGFQGLFLPLALPPLGWRWGIICLLMAFVWQLYTLWLLIQLHESLPGTRYSRYLHLSMAAFGEKLGKLFALFPIMYLSGGTCVTLIMIGGGTMKIFFHIVCGPERDADPLTTTEWYLVFACSAVVLAQLPNLNSIAGVSLIGAITAVAYCTLIWAVSVAKGRPAGVSYGPPESQSDAARLCGVLNGLGIIAFAFRGHNLVLEIQGTMPSTLKQPSRVPMWKGVKFAYLLIAFCLFPLALAGYWAYGNLIHSNDGMLDALYKYHSHDTSKALLSLTTLLVVFNSLSSFQIYAMPVFDNLESRYTARKNRPCPWWLRTAIRAFFGCLAFFIAVALPFLRSLAGLIGGVALPVTLAYPCFMSVLIKKPKKYSVSWYLNWTLGWFGMILSILVVIGAVWSIVNPGIELHFFKPH; encoded by the exons atggaagagaCGGTGGTAGAAGCTAAACGAAGCCCAGGGAGTAGCGGCGGAAAGCCGGCCTTCATGCTATCAGCGCCACCGTTTCAACAATCTCCGCCGTCGTCGTTGGTTCGGTCGCCGCTGATTCAAGAGCAGCAGCCCCCGGGGAGTAGCAGCGGAAAGCCGGCCTTCATGATATCAGCGCCACCGTTTCAACAATCTCCGCCGTCGTCGTTGGTTCGGTCGCCGCTGATTCAAGAGCAGCAGCCCAACAGTAGTACTAGTACTAGGCCGAAAACCCCTTTAGCTAGAAGCCCATTAGTTGGCCGTTTGAGCATGATGATGACGATGAGTAGTAGTGGCGGCTGTAGTACGCCGCTGGGGAGCCCGGGGATGAAGAGGGCAGCGGCGAGCGTGAGAGGGTATCTGGAGGAAATAGGGCACCTGACGAGGGTTGACCCGCAGGAAGCTTGGCTCCCCATCACCCAGTCCCGCCGCGGGAACGCCTACTACTCCGCCTTCCACACCCTTTCCTCCGGCATCGGATTTCAAGGCCTCTTCCTTCCCCTCGCTCTCCCTCCGCTCGGTTG GAGGTGGGGGATCATATGTCTATTAATGGCGTTTGTGTGGCAGCTATACACTCTATGGCTGCTGATCCAACTCCACGAATCCCTGCCCGGAACCCGCTACAGCCGTTACCTCCATCTGTCCATGGCCGCATTTG gagaaaAGCTGGGGAAGCTCTTTGCCCTGTTCCCGATCATGTACCTCTCCGGCGGCACCTGCGTGACCCTCATCATGATCGGAGGCGGGACCATGAAGATATTTTTTCATATCGTCTGTGGGCCCGAGCGCGACGCCGACCCGCTGACCACGACGGAGTGGTACCTTGTGTTCGCCTGCTCCGCCGTCGTCCTGGCTCAGCTGCCCAACCTGAACTCCATCGCCGGAGTTTCCTTGATCGGCGCAATCACGGCCGTCGCCTACTGTACACTCATTTGGGCGGTGTCCGTAGCCAAAGGTAGGCCCGCCGGCGTGTCCTACGGCCCACCGGAGTCCCAGTCCGATGCTGCTAGGCTCTGCGGCGTTCTGAATGGGCTTGGGATAATTGCGTTTGCTTTCAGAGGCCACAATCTTGTGCTGGAAATTCAG GGAACAATGCCTTCAACTTTAAAGCAACCATCGCGCGTTCCCATGTGGAAAGGAGTGAAGTTTGCATACCTACTCATCGCCTTCTGTCTGTTTCCCCTTGCCCTTGCCGGCTATTGGGCTTACGGAAACTTG ATACACTCAAACGACGGGATGTTGGATGCCCTATACAAGTACCATAGCCACGACACATCCAAGGCTCTTCTCAGTTTAACTACTCTGCTCGTGGTATTCAACAGCCTGAGTTCGTTTCAGATATATGCCATGCCAGTCTTCGACAACCTGGAGTCTAGATACACTGCCAGGAAGAACCGGCCATGCCCCTGGTGGCTCCGCACTGCCATTCGGGCCTTCTTCGGGTGCCTGGCATTCTTCATAGCAGTGGCGCTGCCCTTCCTTAGGAGCCTGGCCGGCTTGATAGGAGGGGTTGCCCTGCCGGTCACACTGGCATATCCATGTTTCATGTCGGTACTGATCAAAAAGCCCAAAAAGTACAGTGTCTCTTGGTATCTTAATTGGACCCTAGGATGGTTTGGGATGATTTTGAGCATTCTGGTGGTGATAGGAGCAGTGTGGAGTATTGTGAACCCTGGAATTGAATTACACTTTTTCAAGCCCCACTAA